In one Trichlorobacter lovleyi SZ genomic region, the following are encoded:
- a CDS encoding phosphate/phosphite/phosphonate ABC transporter substrate-binding protein codes for MKSIVIFVTVCAMLLLQFVQATAADILVIGVAPHTSARIILEMYQPLRLHLEKSLGMPVDIVTATDFNAFARRGLAQEFDVAITTGQQARLLQVDAGYQPLVTYKADFKAVALVPSTAHYRSAADLKGKTALGLSPTSQVTVWGQHWLADNSLQGMPIKYVSASDSVAHLLVAGEAAVGFTSLANYQKLPLDLRGKLHLFAQSKSMPGRVYMLNKRRAALKKKIEVALRGFAASAEGKQYFNSNKLEGYRLLKRDELKSMDHFAEEVRKVLASEK; via the coding sequence ATGAAGAGTATAGTCATATTTGTAACGGTCTGTGCCATGCTGTTGCTACAGTTTGTGCAGGCAACGGCAGCAGATATCCTGGTTATTGGCGTGGCGCCCCATACCAGCGCCCGGATCATTCTTGAGATGTATCAGCCGTTACGTTTACATCTGGAAAAGTCATTGGGGATGCCGGTGGATATTGTCACCGCTACTGATTTCAATGCCTTTGCCAGGCGTGGACTGGCGCAGGAGTTTGATGTTGCAATAACCACAGGGCAGCAGGCCCGACTGTTGCAGGTTGATGCCGGTTATCAGCCCCTGGTGACCTATAAGGCGGACTTCAAGGCGGTCGCCTTGGTGCCGTCAACTGCGCACTACCGCTCAGCAGCGGACCTGAAAGGAAAAACGGCTCTGGGGTTGAGTCCCACATCGCAAGTGACCGTATGGGGGCAGCATTGGCTTGCCGATAATAGCCTGCAGGGGATGCCGATTAAGTATGTCAGCGCCTCTGACAGTGTTGCCCACCTACTGGTGGCTGGTGAGGCTGCAGTCGGTTTTACTTCTCTGGCAAATTATCAGAAACTGCCGCTGGATTTGCGGGGCAAACTACATCTGTTTGCCCAGAGCAAGTCAATGCCCGGACGTGTCTATATGTTGAATAAACGCCGGGCTGCACTGAAGAAGAAGATTGAAGTGGCTTTGCGCGGGTTTGCTGCCAGTGCTGAAGGGAAACAGTATTTCAACTCAAACAAGCTGGAAGGCTACCGTCTGCTCAAACGTGATGAATTGAAAAGCATGGATCATTTTGCTGAAGAAGTGCGCAAAGTGCTGGCCAGCGAAAAATGA
- a CDS encoding ATP-binding protein, which produces MKQSMLWQTVRGRLLLLAIGVELLMLTLLVLNSARLLHGAMTKQAAWHAKQIAPVLNAALTAPLAQRDFATLQAVLDESRATEELVYLAVSDRYGARVASSGRIDTVQPSVQAGSTVKMALHPLLPQYVVAVPISQSGQQLGVLHFGLDLSRIYEARSKLIMQGVGIAAVELVLSSIVLLLIGLWMTRHLSTLTKVSLEVAAGNLSPTVLPEGRDELGQLGAAFNTMSSAIFERVQELDRQKALLSATINSTTDIMFFKNLQGVYLGCNPAFMEFVGRSREDIVGSTDYDLMPNDQAEFFREQDRQMLAIGMPRSNEEWISYPDGRKVLVETKKAPLRDQQGQIIGLIGISRDMTERKKLEDELHQQAAQLELEMAERQKAQEALQLRAGGLESLNLTLESRVQDELRKNREKDAIMLQQDKLASIGQLAAGVAHEINNPMGFIMSNLSTLREYSAILIRYHRFLEQQQMTGAGSSAEQQAILKELDIAYILEDMQPLVDESLEGAERVKRIVQDLKNFARADENRFVKADLNQLVQSTINIVRNEIKYVADLELHLGEIPEIVCIPQQINQVITNLLVNAAQAMDKQGQITITTRQDGDRVLLKVRDTGCGMTDEVRRKIFDPFFTTKEVGKGTGLGLAICYDIIQKHQGEIEVESKSGVGTLFWVWLPTAGLSVTEESLQP; this is translated from the coding sequence ATGAAACAGTCGATGCTCTGGCAGACCGTTAGAGGGCGGCTTTTACTGCTTGCCATTGGGGTCGAGCTACTAATGCTGACTCTGCTGGTACTTAACAGCGCCCGCCTCTTGCATGGGGCCATGACCAAGCAGGCGGCATGGCATGCCAAGCAGATTGCACCGGTTCTTAATGCAGCATTGACGGCTCCCTTGGCGCAGCGTGATTTTGCGACCTTGCAGGCTGTACTGGATGAAAGCAGAGCCACAGAGGAGCTGGTCTATCTGGCCGTTAGTGACCGTTATGGTGCGCGGGTTGCCTCCAGCGGTCGGATTGATACTGTTCAACCATCAGTTCAGGCAGGCAGTACGGTGAAGATGGCGCTGCATCCCTTGTTGCCGCAGTATGTGGTTGCGGTGCCGATCAGTCAGAGCGGTCAGCAACTGGGGGTGCTCCACTTTGGTCTCGACCTTTCCAGAATTTATGAAGCACGCAGCAAACTGATCATGCAGGGGGTCGGCATCGCTGCTGTCGAGCTGGTACTTTCTTCGATCGTACTTTTGCTGATCGGTCTCTGGATGACCCGCCATCTGAGTACACTGACAAAAGTCAGCCTGGAGGTGGCTGCCGGTAACCTGAGCCCAACGGTTCTACCGGAGGGGAGGGATGAACTCGGACAACTGGGAGCTGCCTTCAATACCATGTCTAGCGCCATTTTCGAGCGGGTGCAGGAACTTGACCGTCAGAAGGCGTTGCTGTCTGCCACAATTAATTCAACCACTGATATCATGTTTTTTAAGAATTTACAGGGGGTCTATCTCGGATGCAACCCGGCCTTTATGGAGTTTGTAGGCAGGTCGCGTGAAGATATTGTCGGCTCAACCGATTACGATCTTATGCCCAATGATCAGGCGGAATTTTTCAGGGAGCAGGATCGCCAGATGCTGGCAATCGGCATGCCCCGCAGCAATGAAGAATGGATCAGCTATCCTGACGGGCGCAAGGTGCTGGTAGAGACGAAAAAAGCCCCTTTGCGTGATCAACAGGGACAGATTATCGGCTTGATAGGGATCAGCCGTGACATGACTGAGCGCAAGAAGTTGGAAGATGAACTACATCAACAGGCGGCACAGCTGGAACTGGAAATGGCAGAACGTCAGAAGGCGCAGGAAGCATTGCAACTGCGTGCCGGAGGTCTGGAAAGCCTTAATCTGACGCTTGAAAGCCGGGTCCAGGATGAACTCCGTAAAAACCGGGAAAAAGATGCGATTATGCTGCAGCAGGATAAGCTGGCCTCCATAGGGCAGTTGGCTGCAGGAGTTGCCCACGAGATCAACAACCCGATGGGGTTCATCATGAGTAATCTGTCCACGTTGCGGGAATATAGTGCCATCCTGATCCGCTATCATCGCTTTCTTGAACAGCAGCAGATGACCGGAGCCGGATCTTCTGCCGAACAGCAGGCAATTTTAAAAGAGCTGGATATTGCTTACATACTTGAGGATATGCAACCGCTGGTTGACGAATCGCTTGAAGGGGCCGAGCGGGTCAAGCGGATCGTGCAGGATTTAAAGAATTTTGCGCGTGCCGATGAGAATCGCTTTGTGAAGGCCGACCTGAATCAACTTGTTCAGAGCACCATCAATATCGTGCGTAATGAGATCAAGTATGTTGCTGATCTTGAGCTTCACTTGGGCGAAATCCCCGAGATCGTCTGTATCCCACAGCAGATCAATCAGGTTATTACCAATCTGTTGGTAAATGCGGCCCAGGCAATGGATAAACAGGGACAGATTACCATTACTACTCGGCAGGATGGCGACAGGGTGCTGCTGAAGGTACGCGACACAGGTTGTGGTATGACCGATGAGGTCCGCCGCAAGATTTTTGATCCCTTTTTTACTACCAAAGAAGTCGGCAAGGGGACAGGTTTGGGGTTGGCAATCTGTTACGACATCATCCAGAAACACCAGGGAGAGATAGAGGTGGAAAGTAAGTCGGGTGTCGGTACCCTTTTCTGGGTCTGGCTGCCGACGGCAGGCCTGTCGGTAACTGAAGAGTCATTACAGCCCTGA
- a CDS encoding YeeE/YedE thiosulfate transporter family protein codes for MSLVHVFMLSGGLLLGAAAGFVMHRSGYCVAGMFRDLFMFRSTLLLKSLILLLAVSLPLFELIHLSGFVALPFPFFGPPSLANLLGGLLFGIGMVLAGGCVVGTLYKLGSGSFPALLALAGLVGGSTLYAFFHPTWAVFAKAVAFPTRAVTLSQLLLQPPWLLVVVLEVLLIPLLFVWFRQRRMERPAVVASYLQPWKAALLLALIGTASVLLVGMPLGITTSYSKMGAFLLQLVMPDVAAGVSYFKLLPLNYTPPLGGGVLVGGPGAAFDGVALVQYPLIIGIIAGSALSALLLGEWRMHFGLPWRQAVSVLLGGVIMGLASRMAPACNIWHLFGGLPILALQSMLFLLGLLPGAWLGGLLLTHWVMPADIE; via the coding sequence ATGTCGTTGGTGCATGTTTTTATGCTATCGGGTGGGCTGCTGCTGGGGGCGGCAGCGGGATTTGTAATGCACCGGTCCGGCTACTGTGTGGCCGGTATGTTCCGTGACCTGTTTATGTTTCGTAGTACGCTGTTGCTGAAAAGCCTGATTCTTCTGCTTGCCGTTTCCCTTCCACTGTTTGAACTGATCCATTTAAGCGGGTTTGTTGCTTTGCCGTTTCCCTTCTTTGGTCCTCCTTCGCTGGCTAACCTGCTGGGGGGGCTGCTGTTCGGGATCGGTATGGTGCTGGCAGGCGGTTGTGTGGTGGGTACCCTGTATAAACTGGGCAGTGGCAGTTTTCCTGCTCTGCTTGCCCTGGCGGGACTGGTCGGAGGAAGCACACTCTACGCCTTTTTTCATCCCACCTGGGCGGTCTTTGCCAAGGCGGTTGCCTTTCCTACCAGAGCAGTAACCTTGTCGCAACTGTTGCTGCAGCCACCCTGGCTGCTGGTTGTGGTGCTGGAGGTGCTGCTGATACCGCTGCTGTTTGTCTGGTTTCGGCAGCGCCGGATGGAGCGGCCTGCCGTGGTGGCGAGCTACCTGCAACCCTGGAAGGCAGCACTGTTGCTGGCATTGATTGGGACGGCCTCAGTGCTGCTGGTGGGGATGCCGTTGGGGATCACGACATCGTACAGCAAGATGGGGGCCTTTTTGCTGCAACTGGTTATGCCTGATGTCGCTGCAGGAGTGTCCTATTTTAAGCTACTGCCACTTAACTATACCCCGCCATTGGGAGGCGGGGTGCTGGTTGGCGGGCCTGGGGCGGCATTCGATGGTGTCGCTCTGGTGCAGTATCCGCTGATTATCGGGATTATTGCCGGTTCAGCTCTTTCCGCGTTATTGCTGGGGGAATGGCGCATGCACTTCGGGTTGCCCTGGCGTCAGGCCGTCTCGGTGTTGCTGGGGGGTGTGATCATGGGGCTTGCTTCGCGCATGGCTCCAGCCTGCAATATCTGGCACCTGTTCGGCGGGCTGCCGATACTGGCATTGCAGAGCATGCTGTTTTTGCTCGGGCTGTTACCGGGAGCCTGGCTTGGCGGGTTGTTGTTAACGCATTGGGTAATGCCTGCTGATATTGAGTAA
- a CDS encoding sulfurtransferase TusA family protein — translation MSSSQCKTIDLRGQICPSTLLTALREVNSLKMELKTGDCSLLFLSDNRNSVTHISDAVGSMGYQVTVVKEEDYYRIVVCRQG, via the coding sequence ATGTCGTCTAGCCAGTGTAAAACCATTGATCTGCGTGGTCAGATCTGTCCTTCGACCCTGCTGACCGCCCTGCGGGAGGTCAACAGTCTGAAGATGGAGCTGAAAACAGGTGATTGCAGTCTGCTGTTTTTGTCCGACAACCGTAACTCGGTGACCCACATTAGCGATGCGGTGGGGAGTATGGGCTATCAGGTTACGGTGGTGAAAGAAGAGGATTACTACCGGATTGTTGTCTGCAGGCAGGGGTGA
- a CDS encoding putative bifunctional diguanylate cyclase/phosphodiesterase → MSENGMQDRATDRSQELIGYIRAKTNRLLEVMGTVPLNPEELDDATLLAVDPIGIVTDSFEQVLEHLQKTNSELAATRDELQAIFDSAGGAIVVVDEKMEVVACNSYSQWALFAGERNVMGKNLRSLICGHDQEECILEQILTTQRRVEQNDFLHDGRHYHLVGTPLKNHDGAISRVVLLYTDITERRAAAEEIERLAFFDSLTGLPNRVLLKDRLAQLLTRAGRYNEMVAILFIDLDRFKEVNDTLGHGTGDQLLQVVSERLTACLRSCDTVARLGGDEFVVLLPGITERDCVGDIAAKLLQSLCKPVQLDAREVFTSGSIGISLWPIDGDSVSTLFKNADTAMYHAKEQGRNTYRFYTPQMHATSMEQLTLSNDLRYALERGELHLCYQPQVSFETGGLIGVEALLRWIHPKLGMIPPDRFIPLAEDTGLIVPIGTWVLHEACRQAMMWVAQGLPSLRVAVNISAKQFRESDFSDTVKAVLQTTGLAPNLLELELTEGMLIENVTQTKLTLQSLKDMGVTLAIDDFGTGYSSLSYLKHFPLDRLKIDKSFVKEIAEKSGDAAAIVEAVVALGHSLKLTVIAEGVEQQDQVDFLHNRKCDELQGYFFSRPLTPQALEELLRKGVNGPEFCLYRYQ, encoded by the coding sequence GTGAGCGAAAACGGAATGCAGGATAGAGCAACGGATCGTAGCCAGGAGTTGATCGGCTATATCCGGGCAAAGACCAACCGGTTGCTGGAGGTGATGGGAACGGTACCGCTGAATCCGGAGGAGCTGGATGACGCTACCTTACTGGCAGTGGACCCGATCGGGATTGTTACCGACTCCTTTGAACAGGTACTGGAGCACCTTCAGAAGACCAACAGCGAATTAGCCGCCACCAGGGATGAGTTGCAGGCGATCTTTGATTCCGCCGGGGGCGCTATTGTGGTGGTTGATGAGAAGATGGAGGTGGTGGCCTGCAATTCTTACAGTCAGTGGGCCTTGTTTGCCGGTGAACGTAACGTAATGGGTAAAAACCTGCGTTCCCTGATCTGCGGCCATGATCAGGAGGAATGCATCCTGGAACAGATTCTGACCACTCAACGCCGGGTTGAACAGAACGATTTTCTTCATGACGGACGCCATTATCATCTGGTGGGGACACCGCTGAAAAATCACGATGGTGCCATCAGCAGGGTGGTACTGCTCTATACCGATATTACCGAGCGTCGTGCCGCTGCGGAAGAAATTGAACGCTTAGCCTTCTTTGACAGTCTGACCGGCCTGCCCAACCGGGTGCTGCTAAAGGATCGGTTGGCTCAACTTTTGACCAGGGCCGGACGCTACAATGAAATGGTGGCAATCCTCTTCATCGATCTGGACCGTTTTAAGGAAGTAAACGATACCCTGGGGCACGGCACGGGGGATCAACTGTTGCAGGTAGTGTCCGAACGGCTGACCGCCTGTCTGCGTAGCTGCGATACCGTGGCTCGTCTGGGGGGGGATGAGTTTGTCGTGCTGCTGCCGGGTATTACCGAGCGCGACTGCGTCGGCGATATTGCGGCAAAACTGCTGCAGTCGCTGTGCAAACCGGTGCAGTTGGATGCGCGAGAAGTCTTTACCAGTGGGAGTATCGGTATCTCGCTCTGGCCGATTGATGGCGATTCGGTAAGTACGCTGTTTAAGAATGCCGATACGGCCATGTATCACGCCAAGGAACAGGGCAGAAATACCTATCGTTTTTACACGCCTCAGATGCACGCCACTTCTATGGAACAGCTGACCCTGAGCAACGATCTGCGCTACGCCTTGGAACGGGGAGAGTTACATCTTTGCTATCAGCCTCAGGTCAGCTTTGAGACCGGTGGACTGATCGGCGTAGAGGCACTGCTGCGCTGGATTCATCCAAAGCTCGGTATGATTCCGCCTGATCGCTTTATCCCTTTGGCCGAAGATACCGGTTTGATCGTGCCGATCGGGACCTGGGTGTTGCACGAAGCCTGTCGGCAGGCCATGATGTGGGTAGCCCAAGGCCTGCCATCACTGCGGGTGGCGGTTAATATCTCGGCCAAACAGTTCCGGGAGTCAGATTTCAGCGATACGGTCAAGGCAGTCCTGCAGACGACCGGACTGGCGCCCAACCTGCTGGAGCTTGAACTGACCGAAGGGATGCTGATTGAAAATGTTACCCAGACCAAGTTGACCCTGCAGAGTTTAAAGGATATGGGAGTGACTCTGGCCATCGATGATTTCGGCACCGGTTACAGTTCACTCAGCTACCTGAAGCATTTCCCGCTTGACCGGTTAAAGATCGACAAGTCCTTTGTGAAGGAGATTGCAGAGAAGTCAGGTGACGCTGCTGCCATCGTTGAAGCTGTGGTGGCTCTGGGGCACAGCCTCAAGCTGACCGTGATTGCCGAAGGAGTGGAACAGCAGGATCAGGTGGATTTTCTGCACAACCGCAAGTGTGATGAACTACAGGGCTACTTCTTCAGCCGTCCCCTCACACCCCAGGCCTTGGAAGAACTGCTCCGCAAAGGAGTGAATGGGCCGGAGTTCTGTCTTTACCGCTACCAGTGA
- a CDS encoding thioredoxin domain-containing protein produces MTNHELQTLLALDRSTLPEDGRPEFNRLIFSRSPYLLQHSRNPVDWREWGPAAQKEAQERNLPLFVSIGYATCHWCHVMAHESFEDDEVADILNHAFVPVKVDREERPDLDEFCMAACQSLTNSGGWPLNCFLKPDGTPFYALTYLPKEPKRGMPGFLELLENIARVWQHKQEAVERNARSLMEALGQMAAAPVQTTAPDLKELADSAVATLRKIHDPRYHGFGKAPKFPMPPYLLFLLGRDNRIEQELALNTLQAMRQGGIWDQLGGGIHRYSTDQHWLVPHFEKMLYDQALVAYTALKAYALTKENRYLEMADNLLEFVLAELTAPEGGFYCGLDADSEGREGACYVWKKQELEQILGDQAAFFCQYYGVTEQGNFEEPGENVLFQALPAAEEPAAIKAAGQKLLQVRAMRQQPLRDLKVLSGWNGLMIAALARGAALTNNRRWLEAARRAATFISSALTRADGRLLRSWCGTPSTIAGFLEDYAFLGWGYLELFKAGGDAADLATAEQLCRDALHLFRTEDERLVTAGNDQEQLPLALSDNHDGVIPSGPAALVMNLVALAKCTAKPEWEKRTDEVLSSVLPSLVRQPVSGLWLLEAALKRPSQNVT; encoded by the coding sequence ATGACCAACCACGAACTGCAGACCCTGCTGGCCCTGGACCGCTCTACCCTGCCTGAAGACGGCAGGCCTGAGTTCAACCGCCTGATCTTTTCCCGTTCCCCCTACCTGCTGCAGCACAGCCGCAACCCGGTGGACTGGCGGGAATGGGGACCGGCCGCACAAAAGGAGGCACAGGAGCGCAACCTGCCGCTATTTGTCTCCATCGGCTATGCCACCTGCCACTGGTGCCATGTCATGGCCCATGAATCCTTTGAGGATGACGAGGTGGCCGATATCCTTAACCATGCCTTTGTGCCGGTCAAGGTGGATCGGGAGGAGCGGCCCGATCTGGATGAATTCTGCATGGCTGCCTGCCAGAGCCTGACCAACAGCGGCGGCTGGCCCCTGAACTGTTTTCTGAAGCCGGACGGCACCCCGTTCTATGCACTGACCTACCTGCCCAAAGAGCCTAAGCGCGGCATGCCCGGTTTTCTGGAACTGCTGGAGAACATTGCCAGGGTCTGGCAACACAAACAGGAAGCGGTTGAGCGCAACGCCCGATCGCTGATGGAGGCGCTGGGGCAGATGGCTGCAGCCCCGGTGCAAACCACCGCGCCAGACCTGAAGGAGCTGGCGGACAGTGCTGTTGCCACCCTGCGCAAGATCCATGATCCCCGATACCACGGTTTCGGTAAGGCCCCCAAATTTCCGATGCCACCCTACCTGCTGTTTCTGCTGGGCAGGGACAACCGGATCGAACAGGAGCTGGCGCTCAATACACTACAGGCAATGCGGCAGGGCGGGATCTGGGACCAGCTGGGTGGCGGCATCCACCGTTACAGCACTGACCAGCACTGGCTGGTGCCCCACTTTGAAAAGATGCTCTACGATCAGGCCCTGGTGGCATACACAGCGCTTAAGGCCTATGCCCTGACCAAAGAGAACCGCTATCTGGAGATGGCAGACAATCTGCTGGAGTTTGTGCTGGCTGAACTGACCGCACCGGAAGGAGGTTTCTACTGCGGGCTGGATGCTGATTCTGAAGGTCGTGAAGGGGCCTGCTATGTCTGGAAGAAACAGGAGCTGGAGCAGATTCTGGGAGATCAGGCGGCCTTCTTTTGCCAGTATTACGGGGTAACTGAACAGGGTAATTTTGAAGAACCGGGAGAGAATGTCCTGTTCCAGGCCCTGCCGGCGGCTGAAGAACCGGCAGCAATCAAGGCAGCCGGACAGAAGCTGCTGCAGGTACGTGCCATGCGTCAGCAGCCGCTGCGGGATCTCAAGGTCCTGTCCGGCTGGAACGGCCTGATGATCGCGGCACTGGCACGGGGAGCAGCGCTGACCAACAACCGGCGCTGGCTGGAAGCGGCCCGCCGGGCAGCAACCTTTATCAGCAGCGCCCTGACCCGTGCTGATGGCCGCCTGCTACGCAGCTGGTGCGGTACCCCCTCAACCATTGCGGGTTTTCTGGAGGATTACGCCTTTCTGGGCTGGGGCTATCTGGAACTGTTCAAGGCCGGGGGAGACGCTGCAGACCTTGCAACAGCCGAACAGCTCTGCAGGGATGCGCTTCATCTGTTCAGAACAGAAGATGAACGGCTTGTCACCGCCGGAAATGATCAGGAACAGCTTCCACTGGCACTGTCAGACAACCATGATGGGGTGATTCCATCCGGGCCGGCAGCCCTGGTCATGAACCTGGTGGCACTGGCCAAATGTACCGCCAAGCCCGAATGGGAAAAACGTACAGATGAGGTACTGAGCAGCGTATTGCCATCCCTGGTGCGCCAGCCGGTCAGCGGGCTCTGGTTACTGGAGGCGGCTCTGAAGAGACCGTCCCAAAACGTCACGTAA
- a CDS encoding type II toxin-antitoxin system Phd/YefM family antitoxin yields MNALTAQELKRRGVAAVEELLGNGPVHVIKRNRPAFVVLSEEEYARLSSGYGEPNLEGWTVSDLFRQPAWGTKTKTELDARLQEERDAWGD; encoded by the coding sequence ATGAATGCGCTTACTGCTCAAGAGTTAAAGCGACGTGGTGTTGCCGCAGTGGAAGAGTTGTTGGGAAATGGACCGGTTCACGTCATCAAACGGAACCGTCCTGCCTTTGTTGTCTTGAGTGAAGAAGAATACGCCCGTCTTTCCAGCGGTTACGGAGAACCTAATCTGGAGGGCTGGACGGTCTCTGATCTTTTCAGGCAGCCTGCCTGGGGTACCAAAACAAAAACAGAACTTGATGCCCGCCTGCAGGAAGAACGGGATGCCTGGGGCGATTGA
- a CDS encoding type II toxin-antitoxin system VapC family toxin → MTIFLDACSIIYWVEMAEPYYSRLTAYFHDLEQECGVAVVYAVSRLSILECLVKPLRDNDQALIKRYGQFFSSRDLKIIELSPAVIDRATQVRAYCSIKAPDAIQAASALSIKGPVRFVTNDKRFAVVPDLTVSLLPE, encoded by the coding sequence ATGACTATCTTCCTGGATGCCTGCAGTATCATCTATTGGGTGGAAATGGCAGAACCCTATTACTCCCGTCTTACGGCCTATTTCCATGACTTGGAACAGGAGTGCGGCGTAGCGGTAGTCTATGCGGTTTCCCGTCTCAGTATTCTGGAATGTCTGGTTAAGCCGCTACGTGATAACGATCAGGCACTGATCAAGCGCTATGGGCAGTTTTTTTCATCACGAGACCTGAAAATAATTGAACTTTCACCTGCCGTTATAGATCGAGCCACCCAGGTACGGGCTTACTGCAGCATCAAAGCGCCTGATGCTATTCAGGCAGCCTCTGCGTTAAGTATCAAAGGGCCGGTTCGTTTTGTTACCAATGATAAGCGGTTTGCGGTTGTTCCCGACTTGACTGTCAGCTTGTTGCCTGAATAA
- a CDS encoding deoxyguanosinetriphosphate triphosphohydrolase, giving the protein MFDYNERPDLAPFACTSAASKGRKYPEESSDPRPMFERDRDRVIHCAAFRRLEYKTQVFLNHEGDYYRTRLTHSLEVAQIGKAVALRLRLNSDLTEALALAHDLGHTPFGHTGEEVLNQLMQGYGGFEHNYQSFRVVNELEERYAEFDGLNLSWEVREGILKHSSPHDVPTRILDEFLPGVVPSIEGQLINYADEIAYNNHDIDDGIKSGYLTLDQLKEVELWQRMVSRVRERYPAIDDKRLVARTVSALIGMQITDICETTRANIQQYGINSLDDLRRVNRVLVHFSPQVEQENMALKKFLKEKLYRHHKVDKMRVKAEHVLSKLFETYLKRPNLLPPKYHRRIEQNGVERTVADYLAGMTDRYALDDYKTLFETFERV; this is encoded by the coding sequence ATGTTTGATTATAATGAACGTCCTGATCTGGCCCCTTTTGCCTGCACCAGTGCTGCTTCCAAAGGGCGCAAGTATCCTGAAGAATCCTCTGATCCCCGCCCCATGTTTGAGCGTGACCGTGACCGGGTCATCCACTGTGCCGCTTTTCGCCGCCTGGAGTACAAGACCCAGGTCTTCCTGAATCACGAAGGGGACTACTACCGCACCCGCCTGACCCACTCACTGGAGGTGGCCCAGATCGGCAAGGCGGTTGCCCTGCGGCTGCGTCTGAATAGCGACCTGACCGAGGCGCTGGCCCTGGCCCATGACCTGGGGCATACCCCCTTCGGCCATACCGGTGAAGAGGTGTTGAACCAGCTGATGCAGGGCTACGGGGGATTTGAGCACAACTATCAGTCCTTCCGGGTGGTGAATGAACTGGAAGAACGCTATGCCGAATTTGATGGCCTGAACCTTTCCTGGGAGGTGCGGGAAGGGATCCTGAAACACTCCTCGCCCCATGATGTGCCCACCAGGATTCTGGACGAGTTCCTGCCCGGCGTGGTTCCCTCCATTGAGGGGCAGTTGATCAACTATGCCGATGAGATCGCCTATAACAACCACGATATTGATGACGGTATCAAATCCGGTTACCTGACCCTGGACCAGCTGAAAGAGGTGGAGTTATGGCAACGGATGGTCAGCCGGGTGCGGGAGCGTTACCCGGCCATTGATGACAAGCGGCTGGTGGCCCGTACGGTCAGCGCCCTGATCGGCATGCAGATCACCGATATCTGCGAGACCACCCGGGCCAATATCCAGCAGTACGGCATCAACAGTCTGGATGACCTGCGCCGGGTCAACCGGGTGCTGGTCCATTTCAGCCCCCAGGTTGAGCAGGAGAACATGGCCCTGAAGAAATTCCTGAAGGAGAAGCTCTACCGCCACCACAAGGTGGACAAGATGCGGGTCAAGGCCGAACATGTCTTAAGCAAGCTGTTTGAAACCTACCTGAAGCGGCCCAACCTGCTGCCGCCCAAGTACCACCGCAGAATAGAGCAGAACGGGGTGGAGCGGACCGTGGCGGATTACCTGGCCGGCATGACCGACCGCTATGCGCTGGATGATTACAAGACGTTGTTCGAGACCTTTGAACGGGTGTAG